One region of Gigantopelta aegis isolate Gae_Host chromosome 7, Gae_host_genome, whole genome shotgun sequence genomic DNA includes:
- the LOC121377114 gene encoding uncharacterized protein LOC121377114, with translation MCSSSVVKQSQHTACSLLAGLPLQGALIDCISVHDMSKCVLSVLLRQRYFLFKTIGLTVEKLTAEDIASTFQKYLSDKTFIASDIRVKDYEDFRFPGSKELAHMFGFYITTHVTREKDLTRQLCGFPVTFDRWVNENKTKIDCILINRFSKMSITRFKDCPSVTSSFEMTATSEQKTTACEQKNTACEQKTTSSEQKATSCEQKATVCEQKATVCEQKATVCEQKTTACEQKTSACEQKATSCEKKNTACEQKTTSSEQKATSCEKKTTSCEKKTTVCEQKGN, from the exons atgtgctctagttctGTCGTTAAGCAAAGCCAACACACAGCTTGTTCTCTCCTGGCAGGTCTTCCGCTACAAGGCGCGCTGATCGACTGCATCAGCGTGCACGACATGAGCAAGTGTGTGCTGAGCGTGCTGCTACGACAACGTTACTTCCTCTTCAAGACGATCGGGTTGACGGTGGAGAAACTGACTGCCGAGGACATCGCCTCCACATTCCAGAAATACCTCTCAGACAAGACGTTCATCGCCTCTGAC ATACGAGTGAAAGACTACGAGGACTTTCGGTTTCCTGGCTCTAAAGAGCTGGCCCACATGTTTGGTTTTTACATCACGACTCACGTGACTAGGGAAAAGGATCTCACAAGACAACTCTGTGGCTTTCCGGTTACTTTCGATCGATGGGTGaacgaaaacaaaacgaaaatcgACTGCATACTCATCAACCGCTTCAGTAAAATGAGCATCACCAGATTCAAGGATTGCCCTTCAGTTACCAGTTCTTTCGAAATGACAGCCACTAGCGAACAGAAAACCACTGCTTGCGAACAAAAAAACACTGCTTGCGAACAGAAAACCACTTCTAGCGAACAGAAAGCCACTTCTTGCGAACAGAAAGCCACTGTTTGCGAACAGAAAGCCACTGTTTGCGAACAGAAAGCCACTGTTTGCGAACAGAAAACCACTGCTTGCGAACAAAAAACCTCTGCTTGCGAACAGAAAGCCACTTCTtgcgaaaaaaaaaacactgcttGCGAACAGAAAACCACTTCTAGCGAACAGAAAGCCACTTCTTGCGAAAAGAAAACCACTTCTTGCGAAAAGAAAACCACTGTTTGCGAACAGAAAGGCAACTGA